TTATCAAATATACTTCCCCCGTTTcttaaatatcgcaccatttgatATTCTACACTATTCagtattcacactacgactttgaccATTTCTTGTGATTCATACGGTAATTTCAGCTAAGTTATAAGTTTTAACTCGATCTCTTTCAGTTAGTATTGCCAAGCATAGCCTTAATCTCATCCCTCATAAATCTCCCTCACAAAATTATAGAAAAACAATGCCTATTATCAAAATTGCAATTCTACACAGAAACGTACTTTAAATCAGTGTACTAtctccgttcttaaatattacgAGTAGTAACTAGTaatgttttgacttttcaactcgtttcaactcaatatttaaaagtaaatatctccaaatacgtatgttagaaaaatataaaaatttgatattcttaaACTACCCATTAATacgaacaaaataagatctcacatgaatattTGTTGAAATACGTattgaaaaaaatttaaaagaggATACTTACCCAGCGAGGACGGTTGTTTACTGTGGCTAGCAATCCCGAAATTGATTTACCCGAATGGTTGGTTCTATGGTAAATATGTCTGTTTTCATTATTCCTCATGCGTTCCATCAAAAACCTGGCAGAAGAAAGATTTCTTTTCTCTAAAGCAACATGTAATGGCATGTTTCCATTGTCGTCACCAAGTGTCAAGAAATGCCTCATTTGTGGTATTGTAGTATTAGTGAACAATTGAGCCGTATCATCGACGGGAGGTCGCAATGATATCAAGTGAAATATACCTCTACCCAATTTAGCGTCCAATTGTTTTAGTGATTGAGGACAGTAATTTATTATTCTTCTTGCAAACCTCAGATGATGAATACTAACTGCCATCAACAAAGGAGTGTAACCTTCCATATCGTATAAATAGACTGATGTGGTATCTCTTTCGAGTAAAAAGTCCATCATAGCATTTTCTTCTTGTTCGATCCCTGGATCTGTACATTGGGAGAAAAAGAATTAACAATACGTACTCGATCGAtgaagtattttcggatatttgatatgtgtggcaacacaTATATCAGAgtaaaagacaaatagttaaaaaacaaaatggagaaaaacaaagtaccattcaatttcttttttgtctgttttctattttggcttttgctatgatatgcatttgcAAGCACATATCTCATATTCGAAAATACTTCCTGGTATTCGATCATTATTAGCAATTACGGAGTACTAgctacctccatttcaaaatgatctttacacgtTTTATTTTAGTATGAAGTatatttcataatgttctttgaactttgctttattatatttttggacattaaaatttactaccttactTTCTTACCCCATTATATCTACAATTTtccattcatttttttttcttacacctaCCCACATTTTTGCACATTTCTCTcattttatccatattttattacattcAACTAACATTTTTACTTTTgacttaatatttgtgcaaatagtaatcgTAAACATCTTTATGCAAACAGAGGTAGACACATACTGTtggatataatagtgagaatttatggtcGAAAGTTTTAACTGTTGGAtcatttttcaaagcgtaaagacCTTAGTGAAACGGAGGTGACATTTCTACTTTTGTTTTAATATTTTGCAAATATTAACCGCAAACAACTGCAACGGAGATAGTATATTCTCCCTCCAATCCTTAATGTTATTCCCATTTGGAATATTGTCACTATTCACAATGGAAAAGAATCTTTTAAATCATGctcaatatataagaaaaaacatagtcatgtgaggtCTTGTTTGATTAGTCTCATCTAGTACTTTAacaatatgaaaattttataatttatatgACACGTAAATAAAGATAATAACGATGTAAAATGTGCATTGGAAAGTGTGGAAAAGAAAATTTGGAAGAAACATTTAGGAATAGAGGGAATACTccatctgtatttatttaagggaacacttgtcttttctggccgtatttatttaagagatacacttgccatttttagtaacttatcaaccccaccatctaattaaataatctatctacaccccactCTCACCCCCCAcctcctaaaatgacatggtccccatttGTTTTAcccattcaattctttttcttaatacccgtgcccgatcaagtatatctcttaaataaatacgtatGGAGTATTAATTACCTTCATTCTGGCCCTCGGGCCGCTCCCGCCTACGCATATTGTTCGCACATAGGACATGAAGAGCAGTGTGGTTGCGTTTGTTGACATCAAGTATGTTTGCATCTAAGTCTACTATTAAGAACCTTGCAAATGCAAACCTTCCATACTTAATAGCCTCGTGAAGGATGGTGTTACCAAGTCTACTTTTAGTTTTCCATGCAGGTAGAGGAAATTGCATTCTTTGGGCTTGTATATCGTCTCTGAGATGACGCCTTATGAACGTATAGGGCGTCTCACCAACATGACCAGGCAGTGCCAGAGCAGGCTTCAGCAAACGACGACTCATTGCAAGATGAAGAGGTGTCTGGCCTTTGTGGTTTGTTTGACATGATAGGATCGGGAACCTCCTTAGAGCTTCGACAATGAATAATTCCTGAGGTGACGGATGCTCATCCGGCCGACTACCAAAAGCATAAGTGTAGTCGGTTGGGCATTCCTCCACTGCTACATGAACAATGTTGCTACCATCTGGTAGTCGCGATAGAAAATCATCTCCGACTATGTTTTCCTGGATCTGCATGAGTCTTACTGTTAAGGCTTGCCAGCCCTGGGCGTGCCAGCCCTGGGCGTGCCAGCCCGGGGCTTGCTGGTCCTGTATATGAAATGCTTGACCATAGAACTCCCTCCTCATAATCGATCCGTAATCAGTTGAATTTTTCATGTTATCCTTCTGCAAAAGATCGAGTTATACAATCACAATTAATTGCCTAAATGGACCGCAATTTGGATTTTACATTTGAGCGCACAGTGCTCATTGTGCGTGCACCCTGATGAATATTCATTGAGAATCTAATGAACATGAAaaatgatttcaatgtacatgtacaTATGTTTTTTGTGTATGAAGAATATGTTCTTTgtttttgaactatatgttcatttaaaaacaTGGTGCACAGTAAAGGTGTACgtttttgaactatatgttcgtTTAAAAACATGATGTACAAAATTAAGGGTGTAGGTTTGCATACCACTTTGTCAAAGAAGGTGCCTGGATTCGACTGAATTATCGTTGCAGGCGAATCGCCGACGTCATTTTCAATAAGAAAGTTGGCATTGCATTCCATCAGGGCTTTCACCATACAGTAATCGTTGTTCGTTACCGCAGTATGCAGTGGTGTATTTCCGTCATTGTCTTGTTGATCCATTAAAGCAGTAATTGACGGTGTACTCAGTAGAAAATCTCTTGCCACTAAGAAAGTCGGCAATCTTATATGGTGCAATATATTCTTACCTGTATCATCACATATCTCAACAGATTCTGGACAACGGTTTATAATGGTGTTGACAGCTTGTATATTAGAACTGAGTACTGCTCTAAGTAGAGGGGTCTTTCCATTGTTATCTCTTAAGCAGCATACTTGTATGTTTTGGTCTAATAACAGTGTTATCAATGGGTGTGACTCATCTTCATAAAGGTTATTCCAATTAGCATAGTTGCATGATGCCCCTAAGCCATTGAATTTGTTTATCATGTCTTCCATTGACACTCTTGAACCTATATACACAAACACAATTGTTAGatcatataataaaatatactctttccatcccaaaattatagtcatgtatTCCAAATCGAGCGTCCATAATTTTAGTCTTGTTTccttatttaaacataaaataatTTGAACCGATCTGATATGATATTAACTTATTTTTTCGGATCTGATATGAACGAATCTGATCTGAAATGataactaaactgaactgatcTGATCTAAAATAATCTAAAATGATCTGAActgatttttcataattaagatTTATATAAAAACTTCAATTAATTATTTACATTAAATTatttacaaataaaataaactttattcaaatttatattatttttattataaattacaatttatttattttactttagtCATTATTTAACAATTCCATATATTACATAGACTTAGACGTGATCTGGATAGATTAGTTCttatttggacatgatctagaAATATTGATTCTGAGTTGGACATGATACGGATATAATGGTTCTAACCTAGACATTATTTGGACATACCGGTTAAGATCAGGACGAATaagttctaatctggacataaTCTATatatatcgattctgatcttgAAATTATCTATACAGATTGGTTCTGATTTGGatcatccaaaataaaaaacggatgaaaaataattaaagatattttgATCATTTGATCAATGACGCACCTGTGTTGTTATACTTAACAGCTAGATGGAGTGGAGTTTCATTTCTGACATTAGTAACAGTGGCCATAGCGGGACCAACCCCAATCAAGTAAGCCGCAACTTGGATAGACTTGCCTCCATTCATGAGTGCCACATGAAGCGGGGTGTTACCTTGGAGATTTTGAATACTCCAGGGTGCCTGAGCCGGTGCCGGTGCTTGTTCCTGTGCCTGAGCGTGAGCCGGTACCAGTGCCGGTGCCGGTGCCGGTTCCTGAGCCGGTGCTGGTGCCTGTGCTTGAGCCGGTACCAGTGCCATTGCCGGTGCCTGAGCCGCAACATTGACAAGCCTCTCAGCTATGAGTTGTGTGTGTTGTTTGGCAGCGAAATGGACAGGAGTATCGCCATCCAAATTTGGCGCACAAATCATGAGCGTTCTTTCATCGGCAGCTGGGAATCTTTCGAAAACCCAGTTGATGATATTAAGGTGCCCATGTTTTGCTGCAATATGTATGATGTTATTTCCGTGTCTCGTCAACTCACGGAGGTCGTCATCGGCTACGTTTTCCAACTCGAGTAATCCTACCTCTCCTCTCACTGCCGCCTCGTAGATATCCTGCCTCATCACCCTAATaggttctattttttattttattttttgttatgtCAGCCAATAAATAACACTAGTATTTGTTTTGTGAAGTTGCAAGTTTTGCACACTGATGTTCAGTTTGCTAATTGGGTTTATATATGCGATGCATGGGTATTCGCAATCCATAATGTGGACCATATTGTACAGTAACCATAATGTACCTTAAAAACACTATTacataattaaaagaacatttaGTTATGTGAAAAGagcataaaattaaatatatttcgtaCTTCATTCGTTCtcatttacatgacacaattagtttttttacactattcacacaagctcctTTGACTTTCTTTTGTGATTCATCATAATAAATATGtttcaaatatcaattttttataattttttcttatccacaaTGGAAGATATTATTAACATTTGAAATCGTGCATGGGagaacgtgcctaaataattatggcatttaaaaaaagaacagagaaaggatttttttattaatacggaataatatttaataaatagtgaaataatatcttattttttttaataacaaaaGAGTGAAATATAATATCGCATGTTATTTTATcttagtgtcatgttcttttgcttatgcaccTATGTTCTTTTGGTTTACCATGGTCTATAGTCCACAGATTGGTGGAGTATTAGCTATTCCGTAAATCCGTGAAATTTATTAGGCGCACCATACACCCAAGGCCCAAGGATATTTTTAGGTGTAATGGTGATCTCTATCGTATTTTCTCCTCTCATGTAAGGAGAAGATGTGGAGAAAGCACGATACACCTGAGTGCATTTAATATGTACTAATAAGTCTTAagatattttttatattattttttttaacatacaattttttttttttgaagggaaTAGGAAAATTATCATTAAATAGATCgccatacgacatctacaacaaTAATTAGCCTTAAATAACATATAATCTAAAACATCAATATGAAAATTTTCATCCAATTTACTAGTATGCACGCTTCGGAACCGCTTCTTTGATATGGTAGTATTCCAACCATATATAATCGACTTTCGATAACTCAATATATTTAATGCCTGATGTTCGCAATTGAAGACCTTCATCTTGACGTTCTTGATCTTCAACCAGTAATACTCTTCCCTAATACACATAGATCTACGAAataacctaaaaaaaaaaaatttccttGAAGGAATAGAAAAGCCCTGTTTTTCAAGGGAGAAAAGGTCCTCGCACAAGGAGGAAGCATTATTGTAACCTAAAGACAAACACAATTAAAGGAATAAActaacaaaataataaagattggGGCTTTCCACCGATAGAATCGATGGAAGCCCCTTCAAAATTCACTAATGGAGGCTAGGGtttgagagggagagagaggaaggaggagcGGCTTGAAATATGTATTAACATACAATTTTACAATAGTTATAATAAAATGATAATCACCGTGATTGATTAAATCTCAACCTCTCTGTATATAATTATATATGGCTAACCTCATCCATTTATTTCattgattttaaatatatatatatatatataatctgtATAAATCAATTATATAATAaaagttaaaataaataaagtttacAACCTAGAAATCAACTGGATCTTAATCTAAAAATCTATGCACGATAAGTCTTGGACTCAAATCCCCTTCTCTCGTTTGGAGTTTGCTTCGTACGTCTTTTTCActcatataatattttttttttggtgtaccatccggttcacccttagggctaattcggattcggggcgagttctgagtggataggttccattcccctcccaattgttgttgcgggggatcgaacacaggtcctccctaccaagttcagcctcaatcaccactgaaccaacagtcaATTGGTAACTcatataatatattttaatcaaGTAGGATTTGTCTA
This Spinacia oleracea cultivar Varoflay chromosome 6, BTI_SOV_V1, whole genome shotgun sequence DNA region includes the following protein-coding sequences:
- the LOC110790771 gene encoding protein ACCELERATED CELL DEATH 6-like; the encoded protein is MRQDIYEAAVRGEVGLLELENVADDDLRELTRHGNNIIHIAAKHGHLNIINWVFERFPAADERTLMICAPNLDGDTPVHFAAKQHTQLIAERLVNVAAQAPAMALVPAQAQAPAPAQEPAPAPALVPAHAQAQEQAPAPAQAPWSIQNLQGNTPLHVALMNGGKSIQVAAYLIGVGPAMATVTNVRNETPLHLAVKYNNTGSRVSMEDMINKFNGLGASCNYANWNNLYEDESHPLITLLLDQNIQVCCLRDNNGKTPLLRAVLSSNIQAVNTIINRCPESVEICDDTGKNILHHIRLPTFLVARDFLLSTPSITALMDQQDNDGNTPLHTAVTNNDYCMVKALMECNANFLIENDVGDSPATIIQSNPGTFFDKVKDNMKNSTDYGSIMRREFYGQAFHIQDQQAPGWHAQGWHAQGWQALTVRLMQIQENIVGDDFLSRLPDGSNIVHVAVEECPTDYTYAFGSRPDEHPSPQELFIVEALRRFPILSCQTNHKGQTPLHLAMSRRLLKPALALPGHVGETPYTFIRRHLRDDIQAQRMQFPLPAWKTKSRLGNTILHEAIKYGRFAFARFLIVDLDANILDVNKRNHTALHVLCANNMRRRERPEGQNEDPGIEQEENAMMDFLLERDTTSVYLYDMEGYTPLLMAVSIHHLRFARRIINYCPQSLKQLDAKLGRGIFHLISLRPPVDDTAQLFTNTTIPQMRHFLTLGDDNGNMPLHVALEKRNLSSARFLMERMRNNENRHIYHRTNHSGKSISGLLATVNNRPRWFQDFLKSAKIPKAVTGSGRSEYGVLYSNIKEYMNTLGLVAVLLATMTFTAAFTIPGGYNDQGLPILANQTMVDNNHKAIAFQVFMVADVVGMCSAIMVLSCIFWFSSSGKIEEEGSALVDLSIGLLQLSFSATLIAFMSGVYATIIVDLKWVAIFTCALCSVVLVLMRKRFLLDLVVPLHKLLRLILKVSGMLDFISIFCTKVFGFFWKHLTSCYTRCLADCRPRRLPVIQ